A region from the Hydra vulgaris chromosome 08, alternate assembly HydraT2T_AEP genome encodes:
- the LOC136084169 gene encoding uncharacterized protein LOC136084169 yields the protein MNHGPSCFRICGQVFHRFGNSRPNQDVPPTYCQLYIYDPLAAVNFRIKQRGHNVCLNDLMFRLQTIISEENSFALVFKNMAKVVDEEIRQAALEGRSVSVVKMSLLEGHNRRRYYLPLHNEVAVVFVAEDGAPPASKEVVIYPRGHPLQTISSMSINMIMPTSITRGVMLVGIINWFTTLNVLHWLEIMLHYLSITIINFQLVNFFSLLFYGKKLFQQYAVYAYVKIEGQRLGFIRNSQNKLRSEQNDVLHKHINNLGNDHIVRPGRVVVLPSSYVGSPRALK from the coding sequence ATGAATCATGGGCCGTCATGTTTTAGAATATGTGGTCAAGTTTTTCATCGTTTTGGTAATTCAAGGCCCAATCAAGATGTTCCGCCGACATATTGTCAACTATACATTTATGATCCACTAGCAGcagtaaattttagaataaaacaaCGTGGTCATAATGTTTGCTTAAATGACTTAATGTTTCGATTGCAAACTATTATTAGTGAAGAAAACTCATTTGCTcttgtatttaaaaacatggctaaAGTGGTAGATGAAGAAATTCGTCAAGCAGCTCTAGAAGGTCGCTCAGTGtcagttgtaaaaatgtctttacttgaagGGCATAATAGACGTCGCTATTATCTCCCTTTACATAatgaagttgcagttgtatttgTTGCGGAAGATGGTGCACCACCTGCTTCCAAGGAAGTTGTTATTTACCCAAGAGGTCATCCTCTTCAAACTATATCAAGTATGTCTATAAATAtgattatgccaaccagcatcaccCGAGGGGTGATGCTTGTTGGCATAATCAATTGGTTCACAACCCTGAACGTGCTACATTGGTTAGAAATTatgttacattatctcagtaTTACAATTATAAACTTTCAgttagtcaattttttttctttactcttTTATGGCAAAAAGCTGTTTCAGCAATATGCTGTTTATGCGTATGTTAAAATTGAAGGCCAGCGCCTTGGTTTCATCAGAAATAGCCAAAACAAACTGAGAAGCGAGCAGAATGATGTCTTACACAAACATATAAACAACCTTGGAAATGATCATATTGTTAGACCAGGGCGTGTTGTAGTTTTGCCATCAAGTTATGTAGGAAGTCCTagagctttaaaataa
- the LOC136084171 gene encoding uncharacterized protein LOC136084171, protein MLFTSIIQDICNNNFTFGGKVILFGGDFRQILPVVKRLQTAEIVEFCIKCSLHWQWVQKFALTENMRVQNGEGEFSQWLLKLGNGTIPVKEEDPFKECIEIPNQCIIRENESIVEKIFGDADQNDYSKCVILTPTNVDSLQINKEVLECLPGEIKICLSADQIDTDELNERNNFPVEFLNSLTLSGMSPHCLKLKIGCVTMLLRNLDLKAGLCNGTRMKVCALQNNYIDAEVLTGFFWW, encoded by the coding sequence ATGCTATTTACAAGTATAATACAAGATATTTGCAACAACAACTTTACGTTCGGAGGAAAAGTTATTCTTTTTGGTGGTGACTTTAGGCAAATTCTGCCTGTTGTGAAAAGATTACAAACAGCTGAAATAGtagaattttgtataaaatgttctttGCACTGGCAATGGGTGCAGAAGTTTGcattaactgaaaatatgaGAGTGCAAAATGGGGAAGGTGAATTCTCCCAATGGCTACTAAAACTTGGGAATGGAACTATACCTGTCAAAGAGGAGGATCCTTTTAAAGAATGCATTGAAATCCCAAATCAGTGCATTATTAGAGAAAATGAATCGATTGTTGAAAAGATTTTTGGAGATGCTGATCAAAATGATTATTCTAAATGCGTGATTTTAACACCAACTAATGTTGATTCATTACAAATCAATAAAGAAGTGCTTGAATGTCTGCCGGGTgagattaaaatttgtttaagtgCTGATCAAATTGATACTGATGAACTTAATGAAAGAAATAACTTTCCTGTTGAGTTTTTAAACAGCTTAACTCTTTCAGGTATGTCACCTCATtgtttaaaactgaaaattggTTGTGTAACTATGctacttagaaatttagatctCAAAGCTGGGTTATGCAATGGTACTCGAATGAAAGTTTGTGCTCtccaaaataattatattgatgCAGAGGTTTTGACAGGTTTTTTCTGGTGGTAA